The sequence below is a genomic window from bacterium.
ACTTGATGCGCGTTGCTCAGAAAGCGGTCGCGCTTGATCCCAAAAACGCCGAAGCTTATGACCTATGGGCTGATGCTTACTCCGAAGATTATTTTCCAAAAAACGCTAATATTGATTCTTCCATTCTCATTCGTAAAAAAGCCGTTGAAGCCAATCCGAACTTCGCCAAAGGATATCGCGGCCTCGGCGATGACTACGCATCCAAAGGGGATTTGGAACAAGCCGAGTCGTACTTTACCAAAGCTATCGCGATCAATCCGCAACACGCCGGTTCACATGATCGTTTAGGAAGGCTGTATTATCTACAGGGCGAATTTGAAAAAGCCAAAACCGAATTTAACACGGCTATCAAACTCGATCCGCGCTCGACGTTTGCCTATACCCATCTTGCGGACGTATTGGCCGACGAAGGAAATTTCAAAGAAGCGTTCCTCAAATTTACTTATGCTGTTGATCTCAATCCCAATGCCGCTTACGCACACGCCAGCCTTTCATGGATGTATCTGACGGCTAAAGACAAAAGTTTTCGCAATGTCGGGAAAGCCATCGAATACGGCGCTATGGCCGCAGAGTTAACCAATAACACCAACCCTGAGTTTTTAGCTGTGGCTGCAGAAGCCTATTACGAAGCCAGTTTTAACAAATCGGAACTCCGTGACTCCGCAACCAATCGTCTCAAAATGGCGTTGAGCATAGAACCCGACAACTTTGAATATCAGGAAACCTTGGGACGGATGAATGCGAAGGAAAAAAGCCGTGAATATGTTTACGCATGGAAGCGCGGCGAGCGGCTTTTAAGACATAACCGCATTAATGACGCCATCAATGAATTTATTACGTCCGAAGAAAAGAATGACAAATTCGTACCCAATCTGATCAGCTATGCAAAAGCGCTGAAGAAAAAAGGCGATGAAGCTACCATGAAAGTATATTTAGAAAAAGCACGCAAGGCGGATAAGGCCGGAAAATACACGGCTTTGATTTCGTCTGTGCAATAAACTTATTTCTA
It includes:
- a CDS encoding tetratricopeptide repeat protein, whose protein sequence is MKSRFDFFIIVLCVCGVVTLSAQSAADLVQQANEKFSSAGSEKEYKEAAGIYEKAAAADSTLAIAWAGLAKSHAMIGNIASLNYKDDLKIKHYKESAKYASKAGKLDKENSDVQTALAMVYRQLSQRDNLMRVAQKAVALDPKNAEAYDLWADAYSEDYFPKNANIDSSILIRKKAVEANPNFAKGYRGLGDDYASKGDLEQAESYFTKAIAINPQHAGSHDRLGRLYYLQGEFEKAKTEFNTAIKLDPRSTFAYTHLADVLADEGNFKEAFLKFTYAVDLNPNAAYAHASLSWMYLTAKDKSFRNVGKAIEYGAMAAELTNNTNPEFLAVAAEAYYEASFNKSELRDSATNRLKMALSIEPDNFEYQETLGRMNAKEKSREYVYAWKRGERLLRHNRINDAINEFITSEEKNDKFVPNLISYAKALKKKGDEATMKVYLEKARKADKAGKYTALISSVQ